One genomic region from Clostridium saccharobutylicum DSM 13864 encodes:
- a CDS encoding tyrosine-protein kinase family protein, translating to MRKIDVRQELQNILEKQFVQDKEKEWISVEKININRVDITIVSEKDESINEIQKRIESLIEEFNINLENYEKIHLGFLNVYTVEEAEFIGIEKPKKRKTTIASFGTIIDENENNIINSKKENKHCKVISFYSYKGGVGRTIALMQTANLLALKGKKIALIDLDIEAPSFNEIFSESIQSDKGLMNYLYSKLYNLDKIEVSSIVSKLPLNASGDVYIVPTGNINKKYVKMLEALKEKRISENKYIEELVDELYKNYNIDYVLIDSRTGINNWGALAIGEIADEVMLFAYPNEENVKGINLILDMIQDRKKCTVVFSRIADTDEGIRKAKELFNKIDIEQEFMGIEYDSSIAVSSKYPIENKLNKFNCISDFILEDEINRSNSKWINNNKETVDKILVCLSEGKNFNNIITNDEKKFKEKSNFIVVKNNKIKLEELINNEEEKIIRVNFVNEKIGVYKNTCTFVADILANVLFSYENNIDNDDGIIPNKQLEYYLSSLKEGLKDDNAESLEHVIRNFSVKLEQIKQVKENLYFVLDIDELMNYVKKKMKFDYFKLILETIRFLNGLKDVQFKIILDEGQYKQYEEELLKEVKANLLNLSWNFINGEILINNIKQILDETSIYVYENINGKFDIFKLSKDMITDMFSLNNRYDTNLIYCKRIDSTKYSKEFANWLSEKMHEKEKLSKKDILDVIKETAKIEIEANRKDKTSILTFESFNEVMEK from the coding sequence ATGCGTAAAATAGACGTAAGACAAGAACTTCAAAATATATTGGAAAAACAGTTTGTACAAGATAAAGAAAAAGAATGGATAAGCGTAGAGAAAATTAATATAAATAGAGTGGACATTACAATTGTTTCAGAAAAAGATGAAAGCATAAATGAAATACAAAAACGGATTGAGAGTTTGATAGAAGAATTCAATATAAATCTAGAGAATTATGAAAAAATACATTTAGGTTTTTTGAATGTTTATACTGTAGAAGAGGCTGAATTTATCGGGATAGAAAAACCTAAGAAAAGAAAAACAACCATAGCAAGTTTCGGTACAATTATAGATGAAAATGAAAATAATATAATTAATTCTAAAAAAGAAAATAAGCATTGTAAAGTGATATCATTCTATTCATATAAGGGCGGAGTTGGAAGAACTATTGCCTTAATGCAAACAGCAAATTTATTGGCATTAAAAGGAAAGAAGATAGCGTTAATAGATTTGGATATTGAAGCGCCAAGTTTTAATGAAATATTTAGTGAGAGCATTCAATCAGATAAAGGTTTAATGAATTATTTATATAGTAAGTTATATAATCTAGATAAAATAGAGGTATCGTCAATAGTGTCAAAATTACCGCTAAATGCTTCAGGAGATGTTTATATAGTTCCAACTGGTAACATAAATAAGAAGTACGTAAAAATGTTAGAGGCGCTTAAGGAAAAGAGAATATCTGAAAATAAATATATTGAAGAATTGGTAGATGAATTATATAAAAATTATAATATAGACTATGTGCTAATTGACTCAAGAACTGGAATAAACAATTGGGGTGCATTGGCAATTGGTGAAATAGCTGATGAAGTAATGTTGTTTGCTTATCCAAATGAGGAAAATGTAAAAGGAATTAATCTCATTTTAGATATGATTCAAGATAGAAAAAAATGTACAGTAGTTTTTTCAAGAATAGCTGATACAGATGAAGGAATAAGGAAAGCAAAAGAACTATTTAATAAGATTGATATAGAACAAGAATTTATGGGGATTGAGTATGATTCTTCAATTGCAGTAAGCTCTAAATATCCTATAGAAAATAAATTAAACAAGTTTAACTGCATAAGCGATTTTATTTTAGAAGATGAAATAAATAGATCTAATAGTAAATGGATAAATAATAATAAAGAAACTGTTGATAAAATTTTAGTATGTTTATCAGAAGGTAAAAATTTTAATAATATAATTACAAATGATGAAAAGAAATTTAAGGAGAAAAGCAACTTCATAGTCGTAAAAAATAATAAAATTAAACTTGAAGAATTAATTAATAATGAAGAAGAAAAAATCATTAGGGTTAATTTTGTTAATGAAAAGATTGGAGTATATAAAAATACATGTACATTTGTTGCGGATATATTAGCAAATGTTTTATTTAGTTATGAAAATAACATAGATAATGACGATGGAATTATTCCTAATAAACAATTGGAATACTATTTAAGTAGTTTAAAGGAAGGTCTAAAAGATGATAATGCTGAAAGTTTAGAACATGTAATTAGAAATTTTTCAGTTAAATTAGAACAAATAAAACAAGTAAAGGAAAACCTATACTTTGTATTAGATATAGATGAGTTAATGAATTATGTGAAAAAGAAAATGAAATTCGATTATTTTAAATTAATACTAGAAACTATTAGATTTTTAAATGGATTAAAAGATGTTCAATTTAAAATAATACTTGATGAAGGTCAGTATAAACAGTATGAAGAAGAATTATTAAAAGAAGTAAAAGCGAATTTATTAAATTTATCATGGAATTTTATTAATGGGGAAATATTAATCAATAATATCAAACAAATTCTTGATGAAACATCAATTTATGTTTATGAAAATATTAATGGGAAATTTGATATTTTTAAGTTATCTAAAGATATGATTACTGATATGTTTAGTTTAAATAATAGATATGATACTAATTTAATATATTGTAAGAGAATTGATTCAACTAAGTATTCTAAAGAATTTGCAAATTGGTTAAGTGAAAAAATGCATGAAAAAGAGAAATTGAGTAAAAAAGATATTTTAGATGTAATTAAAGAAACAGCTAAAATAGAAATTGAAGCTAATAGAAAAGATAAAACTAGCATTTTAACTTTTGAAAGTTTTAATGAAGTTATGGAAAAGTGA
- a CDS encoding IS256 family transposase, with the protein MSKPIDDDFDYKAEVKKCKTIDDVMGKNGLIQRLVKDVLENILEGEMEEHLGRNKYQRAETNDSTKKNYRNGYSTKNLRSSFGDVDLDVPRDRNAEFEPQIIKKYETVCTELDKKVISLYAKGMTTSDIQAEIEDLYGITISPSMVSRITDKVMESAVEWQNRSLDKVYPIVYLDAMYFKVRSNGKIMNKAVYICLGYNMQGYKEILGSWVDEAEGAKFWLKICTDLKNRGVREILIACMDGLKGLPEAIKTVFPSVNIQTCIVHQIRNSVKYIASKDKKEFIKDLKCVYKASTEELALAQLDNLKDKWGDKYAIVIDSWYNNWSHLSTFFTFSPEIRKMIYTTNTLEGFNRQIRKYTKSRTVFPTDESLSKCVYLATMEIIEKWTQPTPNWGRTLAELSIVFEEQLNDELA; encoded by the coding sequence ATGTCAAAACCAATTGATGATGACTTTGATTACAAAGCTGAGGTAAAGAAATGTAAGACTATCGATGATGTCATGGGTAAAAATGGTTTAATTCAAAGATTAGTTAAAGATGTGTTAGAAAATATTTTAGAAGGTGAAATGGAAGAACACCTTGGAAGAAATAAATATCAAAGAGCAGAAACTAATGATTCTACAAAAAAGAATTATCGAAATGGATATAGTACCAAAAATCTTAGAAGTTCCTTCGGTGACGTCGATTTAGACGTACCAAGAGATAGGAATGCTGAATTTGAGCCACAAATTATAAAGAAATACGAAACTGTGTGTACAGAATTAGATAAAAAGGTGATTTCTCTTTACGCAAAAGGAATGACCACAAGTGATATTCAAGCAGAAATAGAGGACTTATATGGAATAACAATATCACCTTCTATGGTATCTAGAATTACAGATAAAGTTATGGAAAGTGCTGTTGAGTGGCAAAATAGATCACTAGATAAAGTTTATCCAATAGTGTATTTGGATGCTATGTATTTCAAGGTGCGAAGCAATGGAAAGATTATGAATAAAGCTGTTTATATATGCTTAGGATACAACATGCAAGGATACAAAGAAATTTTAGGAAGTTGGGTAGATGAAGCTGAGGGTGCTAAGTTTTGGTTAAAGATATGCACTGATCTTAAAAATAGAGGCGTACGAGAAATCCTTATAGCATGTATGGACGGATTAAAGGGGTTACCAGAAGCCATTAAAACTGTATTTCCATCAGTTAACATTCAAACATGTATTGTTCACCAAATAAGAAACTCAGTTAAGTATATAGCATCAAAAGATAAGAAAGAATTTATTAAAGATTTAAAATGTGTTTATAAGGCTTCAACTGAGGAACTTGCGCTAGCGCAGCTCGATAATTTAAAGGATAAGTGGGGAGATAAATATGCTATTGTAATAGATTCGTGGTATAACAATTGGAGTCACCTATCAACATTCTTCACTTTCTCTCCTGAAATAAGAAAAATGATATATACAACTAATACGCTTGAAGGATTTAACAGACAAATACGTAAGTATACTAAATCAAGAACTGTATTTCCAACCGATGAATCTTTAAGTAAATGTGTTTATCTAGCTACTATGGAAATTATAGAAAAGTGGACTCAACCAACACCAAATTGGGGTCGTACTTTAGCAGAATTATCAATAGTATTTGAAGAACAATTAAATGATGAATTAGCTTAA